A genomic region of Leptolyngbya sp. NIES-2104 contains the following coding sequences:
- a CDS encoding PAS domain-containing sensor histidine kinase, which yields MQETDQLRLAQRNAELEVLVGELRSQLEARSVQERTTAPKAIAPERSTDDEAVLDACTASSARKVAQLEHKIEQLQAEVSRRRREQESLKHSEQRYRSVVEAMHEAVIMLNSEGTIETCNASAAQILESTIEELIDRNLLDLGWEAVHEDGSPFDPQDFPGLITAKTGIPCSEVVLGLCKPEKQITWISINSQPLFQSGQILPYAVVVSFSDISLRRWIEEERHQLLEREQAARAESELAREQIAQVLQSITDGFVAFDRSARFTYVNHEAANTLGKPARDLLGKVLWQEFPDFAETSFGRLYRRALAEGVPLELVDYYEPCQRWYSVRAYPSKSGVSLFFRNMTDSVTTARERDQAQEALKGALQRLAFHVDNSPFAVIEWDRNLRITRWSSEAESLLGWTASEVIGKQFGSWNLVLPEDLEQVDRAIAQLLNGQTTRNLCYSRNTARDGSIVHCEWYNSVLFDSNGELISVLSLILNVGERLKVEDERKLAAAELQESEERFRQLAENIQQIFWMYDVEHKKLIYISPACHQVLGYDSQACYEKSLNFWMNRSRPEDVPDLMKVSRQAVRGKPTEATFQFNREDGTERWLRARAFPVRNAQGKIYRIAGIAEDITEAKHHEAERREQEQRLRLLESVIVNASDAVVITEAEPVEPPGPRIIYVNDAFTKMMGYEREEVIGKTPRILQGPKTNWTVLKDIRSALKNWEPAIAELVNYHKDGSEVWIELSIFPVTDQTGHYTYWVGLQRDITHRKQAENEMRRALEKERELSELKSNFVTTVSHEFRTPLSTILSSADMLEFYAGECSIEKQLEHIQRIQAASLNMKDLLSDVLVLERAEAKKVKFEPAPMNVLNFCENLVEEMRINDQNQHQLIFDPQTTLPEIRGYMDAKLMRQILTNLLSNALKYSPDGSTVTFRLGHDETNAYFEVQDQGIGIPASDQVRLFEAFHRATNVGMISGNGLGLAIVKQSVEFHQGKIHLMSRENEGTVVQVTLPLQPNAEFVI from the coding sequence ATGCAAGAAACCGACCAACTCCGGTTAGCTCAGCGCAACGCTGAACTAGAAGTCCTCGTGGGTGAACTGCGATCGCAGCTCGAAGCGCGATCAGTTCAGGAACGCACGACGGCTCCAAAAGCAATCGCTCCAGAGCGATCAACCGACGACGAAGCTGTGCTTGATGCTTGCACCGCGTCTAGCGCTCGCAAAGTTGCCCAACTCGAACACAAAATCGAGCAACTCCAAGCTGAAGTCAGCCGCCGCCGTCGAGAACAAGAAAGCTTAAAGCACAGTGAGCAGCGATATCGATCGGTGGTCGAAGCGATGCACGAAGCCGTGATCATGCTCAATTCTGAAGGCACGATCGAAACCTGTAATGCCAGTGCCGCTCAGATTTTGGAAAGTACGATCGAGGAACTCATCGATCGCAATCTGCTTGATCTTGGTTGGGAAGCCGTTCACGAAGATGGCTCACCGTTTGACCCGCAGGATTTTCCGGGTCTGATCACCGCAAAAACGGGAATTCCTTGTTCTGAAGTGGTTCTCGGCTTGTGTAAGCCTGAAAAGCAAATTACCTGGATTTCGATCAACTCTCAACCGCTGTTTCAATCCGGTCAGATTTTGCCGTATGCCGTGGTGGTTTCTTTTTCTGATATCAGTTTGCGGCGCTGGATCGAAGAAGAACGGCACCAGCTTTTAGAGCGAGAACAAGCTGCCCGCGCCGAATCGGAATTAGCCCGTGAGCAAATCGCTCAAGTGTTGCAGAGCATCACGGATGGATTTGTCGCCTTCGATCGCTCGGCTCGGTTCACCTATGTCAATCACGAAGCTGCCAACACACTTGGCAAACCCGCGAGAGATTTGCTCGGTAAAGTGCTCTGGCAAGAATTTCCAGACTTTGCAGAAACGAGCTTTGGGCGGCTTTATCGTCGGGCACTGGCTGAAGGTGTCCCCTTAGAACTGGTGGATTACTACGAGCCGTGTCAGCGATGGTATTCTGTCCGGGCTTATCCGTCAAAATCGGGCGTGTCGCTGTTTTTCCGCAACATGACCGATTCAGTGACGACTGCCCGCGAACGCGATCAGGCACAGGAAGCCTTGAAAGGAGCCTTACAGCGATTAGCGTTCCATGTCGATAATTCGCCGTTTGCGGTGATTGAATGGGATCGGAATCTGAGAATTACGCGCTGGTCGAGTGAAGCGGAATCGCTTCTTGGCTGGACGGCTTCAGAAGTGATCGGGAAACAGTTCGGCAGTTGGAATTTAGTGCTACCCGAAGATTTAGAACAGGTCGATCGAGCGATCGCCCAACTGCTCAACGGTCAAACGACTCGCAACCTATGTTACAGCCGCAACACTGCCAGAGATGGCTCGATCGTGCACTGTGAATGGTACAACTCGGTGCTATTTGACAGCAATGGTGAATTAATCTCGGTTCTATCGCTGATTCTGAATGTCGGTGAGCGGCTCAAAGTCGAAGATGAGCGCAAACTTGCCGCCGCAGAACTGCAAGAAAGTGAAGAACGATTCCGGCAGTTAGCAGAAAACATTCAGCAGATTTTCTGGATGTATGATGTCGAGCACAAAAAGCTCATTTATATCAGTCCAGCCTGTCACCAAGTTCTAGGCTATGACAGTCAAGCGTGTTATGAGAAATCGCTGAACTTTTGGATGAATCGATCGCGTCCTGAAGATGTGCCGGATTTGATGAAAGTGAGTCGGCAAGCGGTCAGAGGCAAACCCACCGAAGCGACTTTTCAATTCAATCGAGAAGATGGGACAGAACGCTGGTTGCGGGCGCGTGCCTTCCCCGTTCGCAATGCTCAAGGCAAGATTTATCGAATTGCAGGAATCGCGGAAGATATCACCGAAGCAAAACATCACGAGGCAGAACGCCGAGAACAAGAGCAGCGATTACGGTTACTTGAATCGGTGATTGTGAATGCGAGTGATGCGGTCGTGATTACGGAAGCAGAACCTGTTGAGCCACCCGGACCCAGAATCATTTACGTTAACGATGCCTTCACGAAAATGATGGGCTACGAGCGCGAAGAAGTAATCGGAAAAACGCCGCGAATTTTGCAAGGACCTAAAACAAATTGGACGGTCTTAAAAGACATTCGATCAGCGTTGAAAAATTGGGAGCCTGCGATCGCAGAATTAGTCAACTATCACAAAGACGGCTCCGAAGTGTGGATCGAATTGAGCATTTTCCCAGTCACCGATCAAACCGGACATTACACCTATTGGGTTGGCTTACAGCGCGATATTACTCATCGCAAACAAGCCGAAAACGAAATGCGAAGAGCACTCGAAAAAGAACGTGAACTAAGTGAACTCAAATCGAATTTTGTCACAACCGTTTCACACGAATTTCGGACACCTTTGAGTACGATTCTTTCTTCGGCGGACATGTTGGAATTTTATGCAGGAGAATGTTCGATCGAGAAACAACTCGAACATATTCAACGCATTCAAGCCGCTTCGCTGAATATGAAAGATCTTCTCAGCGATGTGCTTGTCCTGGAACGAGCAGAAGCGAAAAAGGTGAAGTTTGAACCTGCACCGATGAACGTTTTGAACTTCTGTGAAAATCTGGTCGAGGAGATGCGAATCAATGACCAAAATCAGCATCAACTCATTTTTGATCCGCAAACAACGCTGCCCGAAATTCGTGGCTATATGGATGCGAAATTGATGCGGCAAATTCTAACCAATCTATTATCAAATGCCTTGAAATATTCGCCCGATGGTTCAACTGTGACCTTCCGACTTGGACACGATGAAACGAATGCGTATTTTGAAGTTCAAGATCAAGGAATTGGCATTCCTGCATCGGATCAAGTGCGATTATTTGAAGCATTCCATCGGGCAACAAATGTCGGTATGATTTCTGGGAACGGATTAGGACTTGCGATCGTTAAACAATCCGTCGAGTTTCATCAAGGCAAAATCCACCTGATGAGCCGAGAAAACGAAGGGACAGTCGTGCAAGTCACTCTACCCCTTCAACCGAATGCGGAATTCGTGATTTGA
- a CDS encoding pentapeptide repeat-containing protein produces the protein MFVPVPRNVKRVIYALLILALAWFWIFLGASPAFAETTFLNYSNATLTGKDLSNQNFEGGVFVSAEMREANFQGANLKNTMLTKGNLLGANLSGANLEGSLVDRVTLYKANLTNAIFIGATLSNSILDEADITGADFTDAIVDRYTTTQLCKRASGTNSTTGADTRESLGCR, from the coding sequence ATGTTTGTCCCAGTTCCCCGCAACGTAAAGCGTGTCATTTATGCGCTGTTAATTCTCGCTCTCGCTTGGTTTTGGATTTTTCTAGGAGCAAGTCCCGCTTTTGCTGAAACGACTTTCCTCAACTATTCCAATGCGACCTTGACGGGCAAAGATCTCTCAAATCAAAATTTTGAGGGCGGCGTATTTGTGTCGGCAGAAATGCGTGAGGCGAACTTTCAAGGCGCAAATCTTAAAAATACGATGCTGACGAAAGGAAATCTTCTCGGAGCAAATTTGAGCGGGGCGAACTTAGAGGGATCACTAGTCGATCGCGTGACGCTCTACAAAGCGAATCTGACAAACGCGATTTTTATCGGTGCTACCTTATCGAATAGCATTCTCGATGAAGCGGATATTACCGGAGCCGATTTTACGGATGCGATCGTCGATCGCTACACGACGACCCAACTCTGCAAACGAGCTTCTGGAACCAATTCAACGACCGGAGCCGATACCCGCGAAAGTTTAGGGTGTCGGTAA
- a CDS encoding LCP family protein: MKESKRQSTLEPSSATERIVPQSRSSVPIPPSQKPSFGRTLMWVAGLLGAATISATLGTTLALLAPLPGTNPEQGRKILGDLWTSGFQYKVSRPVNVLVMGIDRVLDAPAGSEQIFSGRSDTMLLLRIDPTDNSVNMLSIPRDTQVEIPGVGVTKINQANASGGPLLARETISRTLNGITIDRYVRVSTDAFRELVDLLGGIDVYVPERMQYTDNTQKLKIDLQPGWQTLDGDKAEQFARFRHDSFGDIGRVQRQQALIKALRAKLTSPMVIPRIPSLIGAMQKYIDTNLSVEEMLALVGFGQKLDRDDFKMVLLPGRFSAPNEFRASYWIMDPQGRDRVLQEYFKDSSTVAATEPALADLKIAIQNASGDSQAGKQFADYLVSLGYTNVYQAENWKDPQQKTQIIVQRGDLQGAKVLQSAIGFGRVEATSTGELDSDLTIRIGNDWKAQKTRFPQYQP, encoded by the coding sequence GTGAAAGAGTCTAAGCGCCAATCCACGCTAGAGCCATCTAGCGCGACTGAAAGAATTGTTCCTCAATCTCGATCGTCTGTTCCGATTCCACCCTCTCAAAAGCCTTCGTTCGGTCGAACCCTCATGTGGGTCGCTGGATTGTTAGGAGCCGCAACGATTTCGGCAACTCTTGGGACGACGCTGGCACTACTCGCACCCTTACCGGGAACGAACCCAGAGCAAGGGCGAAAAATATTAGGCGATCTCTGGACGAGCGGGTTTCAGTACAAAGTGTCTCGCCCGGTGAACGTACTGGTGATGGGGATCGATCGTGTTTTAGATGCGCCTGCGGGATCAGAGCAAATCTTCTCTGGTCGTAGCGATACGATGCTGTTGCTGCGAATTGATCCAACGGATAATTCGGTCAACATGCTTTCAATTCCGCGTGATACTCAGGTGGAAATTCCGGGAGTTGGCGTAACTAAGATTAATCAAGCGAATGCAAGTGGAGGTCCACTGTTAGCGCGGGAAACGATCAGTCGGACGCTGAATGGAATTACGATCGATCGATATGTCCGAGTCAGTACTGATGCGTTTCGGGAACTGGTCGATTTGTTGGGTGGGATTGATGTGTACGTGCCAGAACGAATGCAGTACACCGATAACACTCAGAAGCTCAAGATCGATTTACAACCCGGCTGGCAGACTTTGGACGGCGACAAGGCGGAACAGTTCGCGCGATTCCGACATGATTCGTTCGGGGATATTGGACGAGTGCAGCGGCAACAGGCGTTAATCAAAGCATTACGAGCAAAGCTGACGAGTCCAATGGTGATTCCTCGAATTCCGAGCTTGATCGGGGCGATGCAGAAATACATTGATACAAATCTCAGCGTCGAGGAAATGCTGGCACTGGTAGGCTTTGGACAGAAGCTCGATCGAGACGATTTTAAGATGGTGCTGTTGCCGGGACGATTTAGCGCTCCGAATGAGTTTCGAGCAAGCTACTGGATTATGGACCCGCAAGGACGCGATCGCGTTTTGCAAGAGTATTTCAAAGATTCCTCGACCGTTGCTGCAACTGAACCTGCCTTAGCTGATCTCAAAATCGCGATTCAGAATGCGTCGGGCGATTCTCAAGCCGGAAAACAGTTTGCGGATTACCTTGTCTCGCTTGGATATACGAATGTTTATCAGGCGGAGAACTGGAAAGACCCGCAGCAGAAGACGCAGATTATTGTGCAGCGGGGCGATTTACAAGGTGCAAAAGTGCTGCAAAGTGCGATCGGGTTTGGCAGAGTGGAAGCGACTTCGACGGGTGAGTTGGATTCGGATTTGACGATTCGGATCGGGAATGACTGGAAGGCTCAGAAAACGAGATTTCCGCAGTATCAACCATAA
- a CDS encoding mannose-1-phosphate guanylyltransferase, with protein MTHSLVPIILAGGKGERFWPLSRRQRPKQFLCLDGSGKSLLQTTADRLLDIAGGWSNLWVVTASHLAEGVREQLPELPTENILVEPEGRDTAPAVAWSTIEVAKRYGEEVVTGFFPADHWIAEQDIFESTLKAAVDAAVQNSAIVTLGISPTHAATGYGYIEQGEKIGVYDEYPAYKVDRFTEKPDRDTAEEFVNSGRFSWNGGMFVFQAKVMLKELHQHAPEIIELLEAKGIEAYSTVPKLSIDYAVMEKTDRACVLPVRFSWDDLGDWGAIERLMKSDSPNVELGQHVGMDTTGAIVYTSDDDELIVTIGLEDTVIVRDGKVTLIVKKDRTQDIKAVLKTIQARSEFQDLL; from the coding sequence ATGACCCATTCTTTAGTTCCGATTATCCTAGCTGGCGGAAAAGGCGAACGATTTTGGCCCCTCAGCCGCAGACAGCGCCCAAAACAGTTTCTCTGTCTGGATGGCAGTGGAAAAAGTCTTTTACAAACAACTGCCGATCGCTTACTTGATATCGCTGGCGGCTGGAGCAATCTCTGGGTTGTGACGGCTTCTCATCTCGCCGAGGGTGTCCGCGAACAACTCCCCGAATTGCCAACAGAAAACATTCTCGTCGAGCCAGAAGGACGCGATACGGCTCCTGCTGTGGCATGGAGTACGATCGAGGTCGCAAAACGCTACGGTGAAGAAGTGGTCACCGGATTCTTCCCCGCCGATCATTGGATCGCAGAACAAGACATTTTTGAATCGACCTTGAAAGCTGCCGTAGATGCAGCCGTTCAAAATAGCGCGATCGTCACACTCGGAATTTCCCCGACTCACGCCGCGACCGGATACGGCTACATCGAGCAGGGCGAGAAGATTGGAGTATATGACGAATACCCGGCGTATAAAGTCGATCGCTTTACGGAAAAGCCCGATCGCGATACCGCAGAAGAATTCGTCAACAGTGGTCGCTTTAGCTGGAACGGCGGAATGTTCGTGTTTCAAGCAAAAGTGATGCTTAAAGAATTGCATCAACACGCACCTGAAATCATTGAGCTATTAGAAGCAAAAGGCATCGAAGCTTATTCAACGGTTCCGAAACTCAGTATCGATTACGCCGTGATGGAAAAGACCGATCGCGCTTGTGTGCTTCCGGTGCGATTTAGCTGGGATGATTTGGGCGACTGGGGCGCGATCGAGCGCTTAATGAAATCTGATAGTCCGAATGTGGAACTCGGTCAGCACGTTGGAATGGATACGACTGGCGCGATCGTTTATACTTCAGATGACGATGAACTGATTGTGACGATCGGTTTAGAAGACACCGTGATTGTTCGCGATGGCAAAGTGACGCTGATTGTGAAAAAGGATCGGACTCAGGACATTAAAGCGGTGCTGAAAACGATTCAAGCGCGATCGGAGTTTCAAGATCTGCTGTAG
- a CDS encoding GNAT family N-acetyltransferase — MLKIEPLESQKHDRANFSCGKDSLDNYLRKQASQDLKRRVATVFVLVNEPEISVLAYYTLSSYTIDISALDESFAKRLPRYPRLPATLLGRLAVDQTQKGKGYGELMLVDALRKSLEASTQIASLAVIAEALDENAVNFYLKYGFQTFQQDPMKLYLP; from the coding sequence GTGCTGAAAATTGAGCCGTTGGAGAGCCAGAAGCACGATCGAGCAAATTTTTCTTGCGGCAAAGACAGCCTAGACAATTACCTGCGGAAACAAGCATCTCAAGACCTGAAGCGACGGGTAGCAACTGTGTTTGTTTTGGTTAATGAGCCTGAAATCAGTGTGTTAGCGTACTACACATTGTCTTCGTACACGATCGACATTTCCGCCCTAGATGAGTCTTTTGCAAAACGGCTTCCACGGTATCCACGGCTACCCGCTACGCTCCTAGGTCGGCTTGCAGTGGATCAGACCCAGAAAGGTAAAGGATATGGCGAATTAATGTTGGTAGATGCACTTAGAAAATCGTTAGAGGCTTCGACTCAGATTGCATCTTTAGCGGTTATTGCAGAAGCGCTAGATGAGAATGCTGTCAATTTTTATCTAAAGTATGGCTTTCAGACGTTTCAGCAAGACCCGATGAAGCTTTATTTGCCATGA
- a CDS encoding DUF1778 domain-containing protein, which translates to MSIDNQPNLMARLEARISPETKALLQKAADLQGRTLTDFVVTSVQAEAIRVIESHQTLKLSVEESEAFVDALLNPPKPNDALKTAAQRYQRVMNRAEN; encoded by the coding sequence ATGTCGATCGACAACCAGCCAAACCTAATGGCGCGACTCGAAGCCCGAATTAGTCCAGAAACCAAAGCACTGCTTCAGAAAGCCGCCGATTTACAAGGGCGTACTCTCACCGATTTTGTAGTGACTAGTGTTCAGGCGGAAGCGATTCGAGTGATTGAAAGTCACCAAACACTGAAGCTAAGTGTGGAAGAAAGTGAAGCTTTTGTTGATGCGTTACTTAATCCGCCAAAGCCAAATGATGCCCTGAAAACTGCTGCTCAACGATACCAACGAGTGATGAATCGTGCTGAAAATTGA
- the mtnA gene encoding S-methyl-5-thioribose-1-phosphate isomerase, with amino-acid sequence MSPSQVYPVVWERDRVLLIDQTRLPSEYALVDIHRCDDMARAIKTMIVRGAPAIGVAAAYGMYLGAREIEATNREQFLAQLEKVAEQLRATRPTAVNLFWAIEQMLKTARQTLGSVEYLREALLLAAKQIQEDDLDTCRSIGDHGLAALPSTPEKLRLLTHCNAGALATAGYGTALGVVRSTWAANRLERVYADETRPRLQGAKLTAWECAQEGIPVTVITDNMAAHCMQRGMIDAVVVGADRIAANGDAANKIGTYSVALIAKAHNIPFFVAAPVSTIDFTISDGTQIPIEERDPAEIYQIGETIICPPGIEYYNPAFDVTPAELISAIVTEFGAIAPDQIQAQLQRRVG; translated from the coding sequence ATGTCTCCGAGTCAGGTTTATCCCGTGGTTTGGGAGCGCGATCGCGTTCTCTTAATCGATCAAACCCGTTTACCGAGTGAATACGCTTTGGTTGATATTCATCGCTGTGATGATATGGCACGAGCAATCAAAACGATGATTGTGCGGGGTGCGCCCGCGATCGGAGTTGCAGCCGCCTATGGAATGTACTTGGGAGCGCGAGAAATCGAGGCAACGAATCGCGAACAGTTTCTAGCCCAACTAGAAAAAGTCGCGGAACAATTGCGGGCAACTCGTCCCACAGCGGTGAATTTGTTTTGGGCGATCGAGCAAATGCTAAAAACCGCTCGTCAAACGCTCGGATCGGTGGAATATCTCAGAGAAGCGTTACTACTCGCAGCAAAGCAGATTCAGGAAGACGATTTAGACACTTGTCGATCGATTGGCGATCACGGTCTTGCCGCTCTGCCTTCAACTCCTGAGAAACTGCGGCTTTTAACGCACTGTAACGCGGGAGCATTAGCAACAGCAGGATATGGAACGGCTTTAGGAGTTGTGCGATCGACTTGGGCGGCAAATCGCTTAGAGCGAGTGTACGCGGATGAAACGCGACCCCGATTGCAAGGTGCAAAACTCACGGCTTGGGAATGTGCTCAAGAAGGAATTCCAGTCACGGTCATTACCGATAACATGGCGGCTCATTGTATGCAGCGTGGAATGATCGATGCGGTCGTTGTGGGAGCCGATCGCATTGCTGCGAATGGAGATGCTGCGAATAAAATCGGAACTTACAGCGTGGCGTTAATTGCAAAGGCGCATAACATTCCGTTTTTTGTGGCGGCTCCGGTTTCAACGATCGACTTCACTATCTCCGATGGCACTCAGATCCCGATCGAAGAACGCGATCCCGCTGAGATTTATCAAATCGGGGAAACGATCATTTGTCCGCCCGGAATTGAGTATTACAATCCTGCATTTGATGTGACTCCGGCAGAATTGATTAGCGCGATCGTGACTGAATTCGGGGCGATTGCTCCTGATCAAATTCAGGCGCAATTGCAAAGGCGAGTCGGTTGA
- the glp gene encoding gephyrin-like molybdotransferase Glp — translation MLSVAEAEKLILETVQAIGETEIVGLKECHARILAAPITSKLDFPHWDNSAMDGYAVRFEDVKQPTTLEIIEEIPAGYQPQKTIQPGQAARILTGSVMPLGADTVIMQEETKRDGDRVSILTPTDRSGSFVRHRGSYSQAGDALLSPGTVLRAPEIAILAAAQCLEIPVFRRLRVAILSTGSELVTPDQPLQPGQIVDSNQYALEALVAEMGAEVISLGIIRDDPTELKNAIAKSIESADVVLSSGGVSVGDYDYVDRILEELNAEIRIRSIAVKPGKPLTFATFPNSTLFFGLPGNPGSVLVTFLRFAQPAIRKLSGLAHGWKPEFFNAIATQDLKSDGKRELYLVGSVSIANGTFQFTPTGGTRLSGNLINLAGMNALGKMSIGQTHISPGEPIPVLKIV, via the coding sequence ATGCTGTCAGTGGCAGAAGCAGAAAAGCTGATTTTAGAGACAGTTCAAGCGATCGGGGAAACGGAAATCGTCGGATTAAAGGAATGTCACGCCCGAATTCTCGCGGCTCCCATCACGAGCAAACTCGATTTTCCACATTGGGATAATTCTGCAATGGATGGCTACGCAGTGCGATTCGAGGATGTGAAACAGCCAACGACTCTAGAAATTATTGAAGAAATTCCAGCAGGCTATCAACCTCAGAAAACGATACAACCTGGACAAGCCGCAAGAATTCTCACGGGATCAGTGATGCCTCTGGGTGCGGATACCGTGATTATGCAGGAAGAAACGAAACGAGACGGCGATCGCGTTTCCATTCTCACACCTACCGATCGTTCAGGTTCATTCGTTCGACATCGCGGCTCTTATTCTCAAGCTGGAGATGCTTTACTATCTCCCGGTACTGTTCTTAGAGCACCTGAAATCGCCATTCTCGCCGCTGCTCAATGTCTAGAAATTCCTGTTTTTCGTCGTTTACGAGTGGCAATTCTTTCAACCGGAAGTGAGTTAGTCACTCCAGATCAGCCGCTTCAACCGGGTCAGATTGTAGACTCGAACCAATATGCGCTAGAAGCTTTAGTCGCAGAAATGGGAGCCGAAGTCATTTCGCTGGGGATCATTCGGGATGATCCAACGGAATTGAAAAATGCGATCGCTAAATCTATCGAATCCGCTGATGTCGTTCTCTCGTCTGGTGGCGTTTCGGTCGGTGATTACGATTATGTCGATCGCATTCTCGAAGAATTAAACGCAGAGATTCGGATTCGCTCGATCGCCGTCAAACCCGGTAAACCTCTCACATTCGCCACATTCCCAAACTCGACGCTTTTCTTCGGACTGCCTGGAAATCCGGGATCAGTTCTAGTGACATTTCTAAGATTCGCTCAGCCTGCGATTCGGAAATTATCTGGACTCGCTCACGGTTGGAAACCGGAGTTTTTCAACGCGATCGCAACTCAGGATTTGAAATCAGACGGAAAGCGCGAACTTTACCTCGTCGGATCAGTGTCGATCGCAAATGGCACTTTCCAATTCACCCCCACAGGCGGCACTCGATTGTCAGGAAATCTAATCAATCTAGCAGGCATGAATGCGCTGGGAAAAATGTCGATCGGACAAACTCACATTTCCCCAGGCGAACCCATTCCAGTTCTAAAAATCGTCTAA
- the ftsZ gene encoding cell division protein FtsZ: protein MTLNHNETNANPMTLNHQPESGYATSNTEGQMNNFSTSDNSNPFNSGLYHNQGLGLKTVPEDARSGDIVPGSIAKIKVIGVGGGGSNAVNRMIASDVAGVEFWSINTDAQALAQSTSLKRLQVGQKLTRGLGAGGNPAIGQKAAEESRDEIAAALENADLVFITAGMGGGTGTGAAPIVAEVAKELGALTVGIVTRPFTFEGRRRTGQAEEGVAALQSRVDTLIIIPNDKILSVVSEQTPVQEAFKTADDILRQGVQGISDIITIPGLVNVDFADVRAVMADAGSALMGIGIGSGKSRAREAAIAAISSPLLEASIDGARGVVFNITGGTDLTLHEVSQAADIIYEAVDPNANIIFGAVIDERLQGEIRITVIATGFSQEVQPQVTAKGATVPQPKASRSISAPAVTPNPVQEAPQQKPGSLDIPEFLRTRRKPQK, encoded by the coding sequence ATGACGCTTAATCATAATGAGACGAATGCCAACCCAATGACGCTGAATCACCAGCCCGAATCTGGCTATGCCACCTCGAACACGGAAGGGCAAATGAATAACTTCTCAACCTCGGACAATTCCAATCCGTTTAATTCTGGGCTGTATCATAACCAAGGTCTGGGGCTTAAGACGGTTCCTGAAGATGCAAGGAGTGGTGATATCGTGCCTGGGAGTATTGCCAAGATTAAGGTGATCGGGGTCGGTGGTGGCGGCAGTAATGCAGTCAACCGAATGATTGCAAGCGATGTGGCTGGAGTTGAATTCTGGTCGATTAATACCGATGCTCAAGCGTTGGCGCAATCGACTTCCCTCAAACGGCTACAAGTAGGTCAGAAGCTAACTCGCGGACTGGGTGCGGGTGGTAATCCTGCGATCGGTCAAAAAGCGGCTGAAGAATCCCGCGACGAGATCGCGGCGGCACTGGAAAATGCGGATTTAGTGTTTATCACGGCTGGCATGGGCGGCGGTACGGGAACGGGTGCGGCTCCGATCGTGGCTGAAGTGGCAAAAGAGTTAGGAGCGCTCACCGTTGGGATTGTCACTCGTCCGTTTACGTTTGAAGGTCGGCGACGGACAGGTCAGGCGGAAGAAGGCGTTGCGGCACTTCAAAGCCGGGTTGATACGCTGATTATTATTCCAAACGATAAGATTCTTTCGGTTGTCTCAGAACAGACTCCGGTTCAGGAAGCATTCAAAACTGCGGATGATATTTTGCGTCAAGGGGTGCAGGGGATTTCAGATATCATCACGATCCCTGGATTGGTGAATGTGGACTTCGCGGATGTACGGGCAGTGATGGCGGATGCAGGATCGGCACTGATGGGAATCGGGATCGGATCTGGCAAGTCGAGAGCGAGAGAAGCCGCGATCGCAGCCATTTCATCGCCGTTGTTGGAAGCGTCGATCGATGGTGCGCGTGGAGTGGTCTTTAACATCACAGGTGGCACAGATCTTACTCTGCACGAAGTCAGTCAGGCGGCAGATATTATTTACGAAGCGGTTGATCCCAATGCCAATATTATTTTTGGTGCGGTGATCGATGAGCGATTGCAGGGTGAAATTCGGATTACGGTGATTGCGACCGGATTTTCTCAAGAGGTGCAGCCGCAAGTGACGGCGAAGGGGGCGACGGTTCCACAACCGAAAGCTTCTCGATCGATTTCGGCTCCGGCAGTGACACCGAATCCAGTTCAAGAAGCACCGCAGCAAAAACCGGGGAGCTTGGATATTCCTGAATTCTTGAGAACGAGACGCAAACCTCAGAAGTAG